One segment of Zonotrichia albicollis isolate bZonAlb1 chromosome 4, bZonAlb1.hap1, whole genome shotgun sequence DNA contains the following:
- the CPSF6 gene encoding cleavage and polyadenylation specificity factor subunit 6 isoform X4 → MADGVDHIDIYADVGEEFNQEAEYGGHDQIDLYDDVISPSANNGDAPEDRDYMDSLPPSVGDDVGKGAAPNVVYTYTGKRIALYIGNLTWWTTDEDLTEAVHSLGVNDILEIKFFENRANGQSKGFALVGVGSEASSKKLMDLLPKRELHGQNPVVTPCNKQFLSQFEMQSRKTTQSGQMSGEGKAGPPGGSSRAAFPPSNRGRGRFPGAIPGGDRFPGPAGPGGPPPPFPAGQTPPRPPLGPPGPPGPPGPPPPGQVLPPPLAGPPNRGDRPPPPVLFPGQPFGQPPLGPLPPGPPPPVPGYGPPPGPPPPQQGPPPPPGPFPPRPPGPLGPPLTLAPPPHLPGPPPGAPPPAPHVNPAFFPPPANSGIPTSDSRGPPPTDPYGRPPPYDRGDYGPPGREMDAARTPLSEAEFEEIMNRNRAISSSAISRAVSDASAGDYGSAIETLVTAISLIKQSKVSADDRCKVLISSLQDCLHGIESKSYGSGSRRERSRERDHSRSREKSRRHKSRSRDRHDDYYRERSRERERHRDRDRDRDRERDREREYRHR, encoded by the exons ATGGCGGACGGCGTGGACCACATCGACATCTACGCCGATGTGGGCGAGGAGTTCAACCAG gaGGCTGAATATGGTGGGCATGATCAGATTGATTTGTATGATGATGTAATTTCTCCATCTGCAAATAATGGAGATGCTCCAGAGGATCGCGATTACATGGATTCTCTTCCGCCATCTGTTGGGGACGATGTAGGTAAAGGAGCTGCACCAAATGTTGTCTATACCTATACTGGAAAGAGAATTGCCTTGTACATTGGAAATCTCACTTGG tggaCAACAGATGAAGACTTAACTGAAGCAGTTCATTCACTGGGGGTAAATGACATTTTGGAGATAAAATTTTTTGAAAATCGTGCTAATGGCCAGTCGAAAGG gTTTGCCCTTGTGGGTGTGGGATCAGAAGCATCCTCCAAAAAGCTGATGGATTTGTTGCCTAAAAGAGAATTGCATGGGCAGAATCCTGTTGTAACTCCGTGTAATAAACAGTTTCTGAGTCAATTTGAAATGCAGTCAAGGAAAA CCACACAGTCTGGCCAGATGTCTGGGGAAGGTAAAGCTGGTCCCCCAGGAGGAAGCTCACGAGCAGCATTTCCACCTAGTAACAGAGGTCGGGGCCGGTTTCCAGGTGCCATTCCAGGTggagacagattccctggaccgGCAGGGCCAGGAGGGCCACCACCACCGTTCCCAG ctGGACAAACTCCCCCACGTCCACCCTTAGGTCCTCCTGGCCCaccaggcccaccaggccctcCACCACCTGGTCAGGTCCTCCCACCTCCATTAGCTGGACCTCCTAATCGTGGTGATCGTCCACCACCACCAGTTCTGTTTCCAGGACAGCCTTTTGGTCAGCCTCCACTTGGGCCACTTCCTCCAGGCCCTCCACCACCAGTTCCAGGCTATGGGCCACCACCAGGTCCGCCACCACCTCAGCAGGGTCCACCTCCACCTCCGGGTCCATTTCCCCCTCGTCCACCTGGCCCTCTTGGGCCACCCCTGACTcttgctcctcctcctcatctcccTGGGCCACCGCCAGGTGCtccaccaccagcaccacatGTGAATCCAGCTTTCTTCCCCCCACCTGCCAATAGTGGCATCCCCACTTCAGACAGCCGGGGCCCGCCTCCGACAGACCCATATGGCCGACCTCCACCGTATGACAGAGGTGACTATGGGCCACCTGGAAG AGAAATGGATGCTGCGAGGACACCTTTAAGTGAAGCAGAATTTGAAGAAATCATGAATAGAAATAGGGCAATCTCAAGCAGTGCCATTTCAAGAGCTGTATCAGATGCCAGTGCTG GGGACTATGGAAGTGCTATAGAGACCTTGGTAACTGCAATTTCCTTAATCAAACAGTCCAAAGTATCTGCAGATGATCGCTGCAAAGTGCTTATTAGCTCTCTTCAGGACTGCCTTCATGGAATTGAGTCCAAGTCTTATGGTTCTGGATCCAG ACGTGAACGATCCAGAGAGAGGGACCACAGTAGGTCACGAGAAAAAAGCAGGCGGCACAAATCACGTAGTAGAGACCGTCACGATGACTATTACCGGGAGAGGAGCCGGGAGCGGGAGAGGCACCGCGATCGTGACAGAGATCGTGACAGAGAacgggacagagagagagaatatCGTCACCGTTAA
- the CPSF6 gene encoding cleavage and polyadenylation specificity factor subunit 6 isoform X3, which produces MADGVDHIDIYADVGEEFNQEAEYGGHDQIDLYDDVISPSANNGDAPEDRDYMDSLPPSVGDDVGKGAAPNVVYTYTGKRIALYIGNLTWWTTDEDLTEAVHSLGVNDILEIKFFENRANGQSKGFALVGVGSEASSKKLMDLLPKRELHGQNPVVTPCNKQFLSQFEMQSRKTTQSGQMSGEGKAGPPGGSSRAAFPPSNRGRGRFPGAIPGGDRFPGPAGPGGPPPPFPAGQTPPRPPLGPPGPPGPPGPPPPGQVLPPPLAGPPNRGDRPPPPVLFPGQPFGQPPLGPLPPGPPPPVPGYGPPPGPPPPQQGPPPPPGPFPPRPPGPLGPPLTLAPPPHLPGPPPGAPPPAPHVNPAFFPPPANSGIPTSDSRGPPPTDPYGRPPPYDRGDYGPPGREMDAARTPLSEAEFEEIMNRNRAISSSAISRAVSDASAGDYGSAIETLVTAISLIKQSKVSADDRCKVLISSLQDCLHGIESKSYGSGSRRRERSRERDHSRSREKSRRHKSRSRDRHDDYYRERSRERERHRDRDRDRDRERDREREYRHR; this is translated from the exons ATGGCGGACGGCGTGGACCACATCGACATCTACGCCGATGTGGGCGAGGAGTTCAACCAG gaGGCTGAATATGGTGGGCATGATCAGATTGATTTGTATGATGATGTAATTTCTCCATCTGCAAATAATGGAGATGCTCCAGAGGATCGCGATTACATGGATTCTCTTCCGCCATCTGTTGGGGACGATGTAGGTAAAGGAGCTGCACCAAATGTTGTCTATACCTATACTGGAAAGAGAATTGCCTTGTACATTGGAAATCTCACTTGG tggaCAACAGATGAAGACTTAACTGAAGCAGTTCATTCACTGGGGGTAAATGACATTTTGGAGATAAAATTTTTTGAAAATCGTGCTAATGGCCAGTCGAAAGG gTTTGCCCTTGTGGGTGTGGGATCAGAAGCATCCTCCAAAAAGCTGATGGATTTGTTGCCTAAAAGAGAATTGCATGGGCAGAATCCTGTTGTAACTCCGTGTAATAAACAGTTTCTGAGTCAATTTGAAATGCAGTCAAGGAAAA CCACACAGTCTGGCCAGATGTCTGGGGAAGGTAAAGCTGGTCCCCCAGGAGGAAGCTCACGAGCAGCATTTCCACCTAGTAACAGAGGTCGGGGCCGGTTTCCAGGTGCCATTCCAGGTggagacagattccctggaccgGCAGGGCCAGGAGGGCCACCACCACCGTTCCCAG ctGGACAAACTCCCCCACGTCCACCCTTAGGTCCTCCTGGCCCaccaggcccaccaggccctcCACCACCTGGTCAGGTCCTCCCACCTCCATTAGCTGGACCTCCTAATCGTGGTGATCGTCCACCACCACCAGTTCTGTTTCCAGGACAGCCTTTTGGTCAGCCTCCACTTGGGCCACTTCCTCCAGGCCCTCCACCACCAGTTCCAGGCTATGGGCCACCACCAGGTCCGCCACCACCTCAGCAGGGTCCACCTCCACCTCCGGGTCCATTTCCCCCTCGTCCACCTGGCCCTCTTGGGCCACCCCTGACTcttgctcctcctcctcatctcccTGGGCCACCGCCAGGTGCtccaccaccagcaccacatGTGAATCCAGCTTTCTTCCCCCCACCTGCCAATAGTGGCATCCCCACTTCAGACAGCCGGGGCCCGCCTCCGACAGACCCATATGGCCGACCTCCACCGTATGACAGAGGTGACTATGGGCCACCTGGAAG AGAAATGGATGCTGCGAGGACACCTTTAAGTGAAGCAGAATTTGAAGAAATCATGAATAGAAATAGGGCAATCTCAAGCAGTGCCATTTCAAGAGCTGTATCAGATGCCAGTGCTG GGGACTATGGAAGTGCTATAGAGACCTTGGTAACTGCAATTTCCTTAATCAAACAGTCCAAAGTATCTGCAGATGATCGCTGCAAAGTGCTTATTAGCTCTCTTCAGGACTGCCTTCATGGAATTGAGTCCAAGTCTTATGGTTCTGGATCCAG AAGACGTGAACGATCCAGAGAGAGGGACCACAGTAGGTCACGAGAAAAAAGCAGGCGGCACAAATCACGTAGTAGAGACCGTCACGATGACTATTACCGGGAGAGGAGCCGGGAGCGGGAGAGGCACCGCGATCGTGACAGAGATCGTGACAGAGAacgggacagagagagagaatatCGTCACCGTTAA
- the CPSF6 gene encoding cleavage and polyadenylation specificity factor subunit 6 isoform X2 → MADGVDHIDIYADVGEEFNQEAEYGGHDQIDLYDDVISPSANNGDAPEDRDYMDSLPPSVGDDVGKGAAPNVVYTYTGKRIALYIGNLTWWTTDEDLTEAVHSLGVNDILEIKFFENRANGQSKGFALVGVGSEASSKKLMDLLPKRELHGQNPVVTPCNKQFLSQFEMQSRKTTQSGQMSGEGKAGPPGGSSRAAFPPSNRGRGRFPGAIPGGDRFPGPAGPGGPPPPFPAGQTPPRPPLGPPGPPGPPGPPPPGQVLPPPLAGPPNRGDRPPPPVLFPGQPFGQPPLGPLPPGPPPPVPGYGPPPGPPPPQQGPPPPPGPFPPRPPGPLGPPLTLAPPPHLPGPPPGAPPPAPHVNPAFFPPPANSGIPTSDSRGPPPTDPYGRPPPYDRGDYGPPGRRFTGNNMSIREKLHIPFYGRHTKNNTQNSGREMDAARTPLSEAEFEEIMNRNRAISSSAISRAVSDASAGDYGSAIETLVTAISLIKQSKVSADDRCKVLISSLQDCLHGIESKSYGSGSRRERSRERDHSRSREKSRRHKSRSRDRHDDYYRERSRERERHRDRDRDRDRERDREREYRHR, encoded by the exons ATGGCGGACGGCGTGGACCACATCGACATCTACGCCGATGTGGGCGAGGAGTTCAACCAG gaGGCTGAATATGGTGGGCATGATCAGATTGATTTGTATGATGATGTAATTTCTCCATCTGCAAATAATGGAGATGCTCCAGAGGATCGCGATTACATGGATTCTCTTCCGCCATCTGTTGGGGACGATGTAGGTAAAGGAGCTGCACCAAATGTTGTCTATACCTATACTGGAAAGAGAATTGCCTTGTACATTGGAAATCTCACTTGG tggaCAACAGATGAAGACTTAACTGAAGCAGTTCATTCACTGGGGGTAAATGACATTTTGGAGATAAAATTTTTTGAAAATCGTGCTAATGGCCAGTCGAAAGG gTTTGCCCTTGTGGGTGTGGGATCAGAAGCATCCTCCAAAAAGCTGATGGATTTGTTGCCTAAAAGAGAATTGCATGGGCAGAATCCTGTTGTAACTCCGTGTAATAAACAGTTTCTGAGTCAATTTGAAATGCAGTCAAGGAAAA CCACACAGTCTGGCCAGATGTCTGGGGAAGGTAAAGCTGGTCCCCCAGGAGGAAGCTCACGAGCAGCATTTCCACCTAGTAACAGAGGTCGGGGCCGGTTTCCAGGTGCCATTCCAGGTggagacagattccctggaccgGCAGGGCCAGGAGGGCCACCACCACCGTTCCCAG ctGGACAAACTCCCCCACGTCCACCCTTAGGTCCTCCTGGCCCaccaggcccaccaggccctcCACCACCTGGTCAGGTCCTCCCACCTCCATTAGCTGGACCTCCTAATCGTGGTGATCGTCCACCACCACCAGTTCTGTTTCCAGGACAGCCTTTTGGTCAGCCTCCACTTGGGCCACTTCCTCCAGGCCCTCCACCACCAGTTCCAGGCTATGGGCCACCACCAGGTCCGCCACCACCTCAGCAGGGTCCACCTCCACCTCCGGGTCCATTTCCCCCTCGTCCACCTGGCCCTCTTGGGCCACCCCTGACTcttgctcctcctcctcatctcccTGGGCCACCGCCAGGTGCtccaccaccagcaccacatGTGAATCCAGCTTTCTTCCCCCCACCTGCCAATAGTGGCATCCCCACTTCAGACAGCCGGGGCCCGCCTCCGACAGACCCATATGGCCGACCTCCACCGTATGACAGAGGTGACTATGGGCCACCTGGAAG GCGTTTCACTGGAAATAACATGTCCATAAGAGAAAAATTACATATTCCATTCTATGGGAGGCACACGAAAAATAATACTCAAAACTCAGGGAG AGAAATGGATGCTGCGAGGACACCTTTAAGTGAAGCAGAATTTGAAGAAATCATGAATAGAAATAGGGCAATCTCAAGCAGTGCCATTTCAAGAGCTGTATCAGATGCCAGTGCTG GGGACTATGGAAGTGCTATAGAGACCTTGGTAACTGCAATTTCCTTAATCAAACAGTCCAAAGTATCTGCAGATGATCGCTGCAAAGTGCTTATTAGCTCTCTTCAGGACTGCCTTCATGGAATTGAGTCCAAGTCTTATGGTTCTGGATCCAG ACGTGAACGATCCAGAGAGAGGGACCACAGTAGGTCACGAGAAAAAAGCAGGCGGCACAAATCACGTAGTAGAGACCGTCACGATGACTATTACCGGGAGAGGAGCCGGGAGCGGGAGAGGCACCGCGATCGTGACAGAGATCGTGACAGAGAacgggacagagagagagaatatCGTCACCGTTAA
- the CPSF6 gene encoding cleavage and polyadenylation specificity factor subunit 6 isoform X1 has protein sequence MADGVDHIDIYADVGEEFNQEAEYGGHDQIDLYDDVISPSANNGDAPEDRDYMDSLPPSVGDDVGKGAAPNVVYTYTGKRIALYIGNLTWWTTDEDLTEAVHSLGVNDILEIKFFENRANGQSKGFALVGVGSEASSKKLMDLLPKRELHGQNPVVTPCNKQFLSQFEMQSRKTTQSGQMSGEGKAGPPGGSSRAAFPPSNRGRGRFPGAIPGGDRFPGPAGPGGPPPPFPAGQTPPRPPLGPPGPPGPPGPPPPGQVLPPPLAGPPNRGDRPPPPVLFPGQPFGQPPLGPLPPGPPPPVPGYGPPPGPPPPQQGPPPPPGPFPPRPPGPLGPPLTLAPPPHLPGPPPGAPPPAPHVNPAFFPPPANSGIPTSDSRGPPPTDPYGRPPPYDRGDYGPPGRRFTGNNMSIREKLHIPFYGRHTKNNTQNSGREMDAARTPLSEAEFEEIMNRNRAISSSAISRAVSDASAGDYGSAIETLVTAISLIKQSKVSADDRCKVLISSLQDCLHGIESKSYGSGSRRRERSRERDHSRSREKSRRHKSRSRDRHDDYYRERSRERERHRDRDRDRDRERDREREYRHR, from the exons ATGGCGGACGGCGTGGACCACATCGACATCTACGCCGATGTGGGCGAGGAGTTCAACCAG gaGGCTGAATATGGTGGGCATGATCAGATTGATTTGTATGATGATGTAATTTCTCCATCTGCAAATAATGGAGATGCTCCAGAGGATCGCGATTACATGGATTCTCTTCCGCCATCTGTTGGGGACGATGTAGGTAAAGGAGCTGCACCAAATGTTGTCTATACCTATACTGGAAAGAGAATTGCCTTGTACATTGGAAATCTCACTTGG tggaCAACAGATGAAGACTTAACTGAAGCAGTTCATTCACTGGGGGTAAATGACATTTTGGAGATAAAATTTTTTGAAAATCGTGCTAATGGCCAGTCGAAAGG gTTTGCCCTTGTGGGTGTGGGATCAGAAGCATCCTCCAAAAAGCTGATGGATTTGTTGCCTAAAAGAGAATTGCATGGGCAGAATCCTGTTGTAACTCCGTGTAATAAACAGTTTCTGAGTCAATTTGAAATGCAGTCAAGGAAAA CCACACAGTCTGGCCAGATGTCTGGGGAAGGTAAAGCTGGTCCCCCAGGAGGAAGCTCACGAGCAGCATTTCCACCTAGTAACAGAGGTCGGGGCCGGTTTCCAGGTGCCATTCCAGGTggagacagattccctggaccgGCAGGGCCAGGAGGGCCACCACCACCGTTCCCAG ctGGACAAACTCCCCCACGTCCACCCTTAGGTCCTCCTGGCCCaccaggcccaccaggccctcCACCACCTGGTCAGGTCCTCCCACCTCCATTAGCTGGACCTCCTAATCGTGGTGATCGTCCACCACCACCAGTTCTGTTTCCAGGACAGCCTTTTGGTCAGCCTCCACTTGGGCCACTTCCTCCAGGCCCTCCACCACCAGTTCCAGGCTATGGGCCACCACCAGGTCCGCCACCACCTCAGCAGGGTCCACCTCCACCTCCGGGTCCATTTCCCCCTCGTCCACCTGGCCCTCTTGGGCCACCCCTGACTcttgctcctcctcctcatctcccTGGGCCACCGCCAGGTGCtccaccaccagcaccacatGTGAATCCAGCTTTCTTCCCCCCACCTGCCAATAGTGGCATCCCCACTTCAGACAGCCGGGGCCCGCCTCCGACAGACCCATATGGCCGACCTCCACCGTATGACAGAGGTGACTATGGGCCACCTGGAAG GCGTTTCACTGGAAATAACATGTCCATAAGAGAAAAATTACATATTCCATTCTATGGGAGGCACACGAAAAATAATACTCAAAACTCAGGGAG AGAAATGGATGCTGCGAGGACACCTTTAAGTGAAGCAGAATTTGAAGAAATCATGAATAGAAATAGGGCAATCTCAAGCAGTGCCATTTCAAGAGCTGTATCAGATGCCAGTGCTG GGGACTATGGAAGTGCTATAGAGACCTTGGTAACTGCAATTTCCTTAATCAAACAGTCCAAAGTATCTGCAGATGATCGCTGCAAAGTGCTTATTAGCTCTCTTCAGGACTGCCTTCATGGAATTGAGTCCAAGTCTTATGGTTCTGGATCCAG AAGACGTGAACGATCCAGAGAGAGGGACCACAGTAGGTCACGAGAAAAAAGCAGGCGGCACAAATCACGTAGTAGAGACCGTCACGATGACTATTACCGGGAGAGGAGCCGGGAGCGGGAGAGGCACCGCGATCGTGACAGAGATCGTGACAGAGAacgggacagagagagagaatatCGTCACCGTTAA
- the CPSF6 gene encoding cleavage and polyadenylation specificity factor subunit 6 isoform X5: protein MDSLPPSVGDDVGKGAAPNVVYTYTGKRIALYIGNLTWWTTDEDLTEAVHSLGVNDILEIKFFENRANGQSKGFALVGVGSEASSKKLMDLLPKRELHGQNPVVTPCNKQFLSQFEMQSRKTTQSGQMSGEGKAGPPGGSSRAAFPPSNRGRGRFPGAIPGGDRFPGPAGPGGPPPPFPAGQTPPRPPLGPPGPPGPPGPPPPGQVLPPPLAGPPNRGDRPPPPVLFPGQPFGQPPLGPLPPGPPPPVPGYGPPPGPPPPQQGPPPPPGPFPPRPPGPLGPPLTLAPPPHLPGPPPGAPPPAPHVNPAFFPPPANSGIPTSDSRGPPPTDPYGRPPPYDRGDYGPPGRRFTGNNMSIREKLHIPFYGRHTKNNTQNSGREMDAARTPLSEAEFEEIMNRNRAISSSAISRAVSDASAGDYGSAIETLVTAISLIKQSKVSADDRCKVLISSLQDCLHGIESKSYGSGSRRRERSRERDHSRSREKSRRHKSRSRDRHDDYYRERSRERERHRDRDRDRDRERDREREYRHR from the exons ATGGATTCTCTTCCGCCATCTGTTGGGGACGATGTAGGTAAAGGAGCTGCACCAAATGTTGTCTATACCTATACTGGAAAGAGAATTGCCTTGTACATTGGAAATCTCACTTGG tggaCAACAGATGAAGACTTAACTGAAGCAGTTCATTCACTGGGGGTAAATGACATTTTGGAGATAAAATTTTTTGAAAATCGTGCTAATGGCCAGTCGAAAGG gTTTGCCCTTGTGGGTGTGGGATCAGAAGCATCCTCCAAAAAGCTGATGGATTTGTTGCCTAAAAGAGAATTGCATGGGCAGAATCCTGTTGTAACTCCGTGTAATAAACAGTTTCTGAGTCAATTTGAAATGCAGTCAAGGAAAA CCACACAGTCTGGCCAGATGTCTGGGGAAGGTAAAGCTGGTCCCCCAGGAGGAAGCTCACGAGCAGCATTTCCACCTAGTAACAGAGGTCGGGGCCGGTTTCCAGGTGCCATTCCAGGTggagacagattccctggaccgGCAGGGCCAGGAGGGCCACCACCACCGTTCCCAG ctGGACAAACTCCCCCACGTCCACCCTTAGGTCCTCCTGGCCCaccaggcccaccaggccctcCACCACCTGGTCAGGTCCTCCCACCTCCATTAGCTGGACCTCCTAATCGTGGTGATCGTCCACCACCACCAGTTCTGTTTCCAGGACAGCCTTTTGGTCAGCCTCCACTTGGGCCACTTCCTCCAGGCCCTCCACCACCAGTTCCAGGCTATGGGCCACCACCAGGTCCGCCACCACCTCAGCAGGGTCCACCTCCACCTCCGGGTCCATTTCCCCCTCGTCCACCTGGCCCTCTTGGGCCACCCCTGACTcttgctcctcctcctcatctcccTGGGCCACCGCCAGGTGCtccaccaccagcaccacatGTGAATCCAGCTTTCTTCCCCCCACCTGCCAATAGTGGCATCCCCACTTCAGACAGCCGGGGCCCGCCTCCGACAGACCCATATGGCCGACCTCCACCGTATGACAGAGGTGACTATGGGCCACCTGGAAG GCGTTTCACTGGAAATAACATGTCCATAAGAGAAAAATTACATATTCCATTCTATGGGAGGCACACGAAAAATAATACTCAAAACTCAGGGAG AGAAATGGATGCTGCGAGGACACCTTTAAGTGAAGCAGAATTTGAAGAAATCATGAATAGAAATAGGGCAATCTCAAGCAGTGCCATTTCAAGAGCTGTATCAGATGCCAGTGCTG GGGACTATGGAAGTGCTATAGAGACCTTGGTAACTGCAATTTCCTTAATCAAACAGTCCAAAGTATCTGCAGATGATCGCTGCAAAGTGCTTATTAGCTCTCTTCAGGACTGCCTTCATGGAATTGAGTCCAAGTCTTATGGTTCTGGATCCAG AAGACGTGAACGATCCAGAGAGAGGGACCACAGTAGGTCACGAGAAAAAAGCAGGCGGCACAAATCACGTAGTAGAGACCGTCACGATGACTATTACCGGGAGAGGAGCCGGGAGCGGGAGAGGCACCGCGATCGTGACAGAGATCGTGACAGAGAacgggacagagagagagaatatCGTCACCGTTAA